In the Nitrosarchaeum sp. genome, one interval contains:
- a CDS encoding type II/IV secretion system ATPase subunit: protein MRLNIFKDKISALQKIQYDHKNIAKSNETKVEKTSQFVKENEKKIPQFMTLSKLDWDNNEIHAGIIKDQTAKGGLRYQVIEPVLTERDQKAFDIIKKLLMTELSISLGDIKSKKDAERRLKNKIAIMIKKYRLKIPPKNIERINYFAVRDFVYLGKIEPLMRDHMIEEISCDGTNIPIYVWHREHESIPTNIIYKNESELNNFARKMAYVCGKHVSVADPIIDASLPGGSRINLTLGHEITKRGSTFTIRRFRADPITVIDLIKFGTMSLDIAAYMWYLAEKRATMLIAGGTASGKTTALNALATFIRPGQKVVSIEDTQELNLPHENWIPAVSRQSFTDTQIGEINQFDLLRAALRQRPDIIIVGETRGREAYTLFQAMATGHGGFSSIHADSVDATLTRLTSSPMDVPKSLISNSLDLITLQLKIRIGEKSARRIIQVSEIDGIDERTGEIKTHEIFKWNPREDKHEFMGDSVVFSKIKERDGDTDEKINYELTKRRLALEWMAKKDIRDHKEVSNNIMEYYSDPERYYERKRLEM, encoded by the coding sequence ATGAGGCTAAATATATTTAAGGATAAAATTTCAGCGTTACAAAAAATACAGTATGATCATAAAAACATTGCAAAATCAAATGAAACTAAAGTAGAAAAGACATCTCAATTTGTTAAAGAAAATGAAAAGAAAATTCCACAATTCATGACACTTTCAAAGTTAGATTGGGACAATAATGAGATTCATGCGGGAATAATAAAAGATCAAACAGCGAAAGGAGGATTAAGATATCAAGTTATAGAACCAGTATTAACAGAAAGAGACCAAAAAGCTTTTGATATTATTAAAAAACTGTTAATGACGGAGCTTTCAATATCACTTGGAGACATTAAATCAAAAAAAGATGCAGAGAGAAGACTAAAAAACAAAATTGCGATAATGATTAAAAAATACAGATTAAAAATTCCACCAAAAAATATTGAAAGGATAAATTATTTTGCAGTTAGAGATTTTGTGTATCTTGGAAAGATTGAACCACTTATGAGAGATCATATGATTGAAGAAATAAGTTGCGATGGGACAAACATTCCAATTTATGTATGGCATAGAGAACACGAGTCAATTCCAACAAATATAATTTACAAAAATGAATCTGAATTAAATAATTTTGCAAGAAAAATGGCATATGTTTGTGGAAAACATGTATCTGTTGCAGATCCGATTATAGATGCATCATTACCTGGCGGAAGTAGAATCAACCTAACACTAGGTCACGAAATTACAAAAAGAGGAAGCACATTTACAATTAGACGTTTCAGGGCAGATCCAATTACCGTAATTGATTTAATCAAATTTGGAACAATGTCATTAGATATTGCTGCATATATGTGGTATCTTGCTGAAAAACGGGCTACAATGCTGATTGCTGGTGGTACTGCAAGTGGAAAGACTACTGCACTAAATGCCCTTGCGACATTTATCAGACCGGGGCAAAAAGTTGTGAGTATAGAAGATACACAGGAGTTGAACTTACCTCATGAAAATTGGATTCCAGCTGTTTCTAGACAAAGCTTTACGGATACTCAGATTGGGGAAATCAATCAATTTGATCTACTCAGAGCCGCACTCAGACAACGACCAGATATCATAATTGTTGGAGAGACTAGAGGAAGAGAAGCATATACGTTATTTCAAGCAATGGCTACAGGTCATGGAGGATTTTCATCAATACATGCTGATTCAGTAGATGCAACGCTAACAAGGTTAACATCATCACCAATGGATGTTCCAAAATCACTCATTTCAAACAGTCTTGATTTGATCACATTGCAGTTAAAAATTAGAATTGGTGAAAAATCTGCAAGACGAATAATTCAAGTATCAGAAATTGATGGCATTGATGAAAGAACTGGAGAAATTAAAACTCATGAGATATTCAAATGGAATCCAAGAGAAGATAAACATGAATTCATGGGGGATAGTGTTGTATTTAGTAAAATCAAAGAAAGAGATGGAGATACAGATGAAAAGATCAATTATGAATTAACAAAAAGACGACTTGCATTAGAATGGATGGCAAAAAAAGACATTCGTGATCATAAAGAAGTTTCAAATAACATCATGGAATATTATTCAGATCCTGAGAGATACTATGAGAGAAAAAGATTAGAGATGTAA
- a CDS encoding type II secretion system F family protein, translated as MVKTKQKQQEESVGIIHVYSYKLLNEHIKFLYPKLKPLEKSIKQAMMPIPFEVYVSSMIFFSLIGGICGVIIGLIASQLINIQPVIVGYLLPPIAGLILMAMTFGILQIIPPVKVKNRSTKLLEEIPHFIGYMSTLATSGLSLEEIFKAISKEETDEDIVKDARFITRNIEILGMDLITAVKDLINRTPPGPYSELLEGAIVTSQSGGDLKEYFNATAKVQLEEKKMLLQKTTESLGSVAEIYTILLIVFPLLAVIMLSIMGIMSPSLGGFDLLTLMNILTFAVIPLSGVLMLVMMDTMVPKR; from the coding sequence ATGGTAAAAACAAAACAAAAGCAACAAGAAGAGTCAGTTGGAATTATTCATGTGTACAGTTACAAATTGCTGAATGAACACATAAAATTCCTATACCCAAAACTCAAACCATTAGAAAAATCAATCAAACAAGCGATGATGCCAATTCCTTTTGAGGTATATGTTTCAAGTATGATTTTCTTTAGCTTGATTGGAGGAATTTGTGGTGTAATAATAGGCCTAATTGCATCTCAATTAATCAATATTCAGCCTGTGATTGTAGGATATCTTCTTCCACCGATTGCAGGATTAATCTTAATGGCAATGACATTTGGAATTTTACAAATAATTCCTCCAGTAAAAGTAAAGAACAGATCAACAAAACTGTTAGAAGAAATTCCACATTTTATTGGATACATGTCAACACTTGCAACAAGTGGGTTATCATTAGAAGAAATTTTTAAAGCTATATCAAAAGAAGAAACAGATGAAGACATTGTTAAGGATGCTCGTTTCATCACAAGAAATATTGAGATTCTTGGAATGGATTTAATCACAGCAGTAAAAGATCTAATCAATCGAACTCCACCAGGACCATATTCAGAATTACTAGAAGGAGCTATTGTTACATCTCAATCAGGAGGAGATTTGAAAGAATACTTTAATGCCACAGCAAAAGTTCAACTAGAAGAAAAAAAGATGCTATTGCAGAAAACCACAGAATCATTAGGGTCTGTTGCAGAAATCTATACAATCCTCTTGATAGTGTTTCCATTGCTTGCAGTTATCATGTTATCAATTATGGGTATCATGAGTCCAAGTTTGGGAGGTTTTGACTTACTTACATTAATGAACATACTCACATTTGCAGTAATTCCTCTAAGTGGGGTATTGATGTTAGTAATGATGGATACTATGGTGCCAAAGAGGTAA
- a CDS encoding type II secretion system F family protein, with protein sequence MQKINRKQKEIPIKEIMPKKSILKNEIVKSVMFSIVASISVIVISLQISGVVGSTMIKDVGIIFGIMVGIIPLTIHQLREVQRRDNIDRNMPVFLLALLSSVQSGSNLIKAIEQAAERNLGALTPELKNLKANISWGIPLEDAFENFAKRTGTRVSRRVTVLLEMAMKIGGDVSENLEMIQKHVSEMQNIEKSRKSALQPYTYTIYISFAVFLAVAVLLTTSFFTEIEKVQDGLLAAGSGTDGLFGSLADMDVSKLESALFNMAIIEAVFGGVAAGKIGSGSYVAGTKHVVVMVIMAVIAFNVS encoded by the coding sequence ATGCAAAAAATAAACAGAAAACAAAAAGAGATTCCAATAAAGGAGATAATGCCAAAAAAATCCATTTTAAAAAATGAGATTGTAAAATCAGTAATGTTTTCAATTGTTGCATCAATTAGTGTAATTGTAATTAGTTTACAAATTTCAGGAGTAGTTGGATCAACTATGATCAAAGATGTTGGAATAATATTTGGAATCATGGTCGGAATCATACCATTAACAATTCATCAACTAAGAGAAGTTCAAAGAAGAGACAACATAGATAGAAACATGCCAGTATTTTTGTTAGCATTGCTAAGTTCTGTTCAAAGCGGCTCTAATCTTATCAAAGCAATAGAACAAGCAGCAGAAAGAAATCTAGGTGCATTGACTCCAGAACTAAAAAATCTCAAAGCAAACATCAGTTGGGGAATTCCATTAGAAGATGCGTTTGAAAATTTTGCAAAAAGGACTGGCACCAGAGTGTCACGACGTGTAACGGTACTTCTTGAAATGGCTATGAAAATAGGAGGAGATGTCAGTGAGAACTTGGAGATGATTCAAAAACATGTTTCAGAGATGCAAAACATTGAAAAAAGTAGAAAGTCAGCTTTGCAACCATATACATATACAATTTACATTTCATTTGCGGTATTTTTAGCAGTTGCAGTATTACTAACTACAAGTTTTTTCACAGAGATTGAAAAAGTTCAAGACGGATTATTAGCTGCAGGTAGCGGTACAGATGGATTATTTGGGTCACTAGCGGATATGGATGTATCAAAACTAGAATCAGCGTTATTTAACATGGCAATAATTGAAGCGGTGTTTGGCGGAGTTGCAGCGGGAAAAATTGGGTCAGGGTCATATGTAGCTGGAACAAAACATGTTGTAGTTATGGTAATTATGGCAGTAATTGCATTTAATGTATCATAG
- a CDS encoding TrmB family transcriptional regulator has translation MSFQDQISFIASELEMILDLDELEAKVYLNLLRSGPITASALAKELDMDRARMYRTVDKLVSRNIISTTLSSPKLCIAAEPQDVLKIALRKKEDEVNKIKKDGEAIIEKINNEITTKQGTNVPTFRVVQGRGNIYADIAQLIENSSGVIYISTTLEDVSRMYHSAIPEKITMCEKRGGKVRLLVELDDPKLISFVKRFNATETKICKLPSKGRMVVQKDRQMIMSDSTAASQMSANSESDFSLCTNSSEMVNNIHSLCSLLWDTAQPITSLDVKNYIKKINI, from the coding sequence ATGTCATTTCAGGATCAAATATCATTTATTGCATCTGAATTAGAAATGATTTTAGATCTTGATGAACTGGAAGCTAAAGTTTACTTGAATTTATTAAGATCTGGGCCGATTACTGCAAGTGCTTTAGCAAAAGAGCTCGATATGGATAGAGCAAGAATGTACAGAACAGTAGACAAGCTGGTAAGCAGAAACATAATTTCAACTACTCTTTCCAGTCCAAAATTATGTATCGCAGCAGAACCACAAGATGTGTTAAAAATTGCTTTAAGAAAAAAAGAAGATGAAGTAAATAAAATAAAAAAAGATGGAGAGGCAATTATTGAAAAAATCAATAATGAAATTACCACTAAACAAGGTACGAATGTGCCTACATTCAGAGTTGTGCAAGGAAGAGGAAATATCTATGCAGACATTGCACAATTAATTGAAAATTCATCAGGAGTAATTTACATTTCAACAACACTAGAAGATGTTTCTAGAATGTACCATAGTGCAATTCCAGAAAAGATCACAATGTGTGAAAAAAGAGGTGGGAAAGTAAGATTACTTGTCGAATTAGATGATCCAAAACTAATTTCATTTGTTAAAAGATTTAACGCAACTGAAACTAAAATTTGTAAACTACCGTCAAAAGGGAGAATGGTTGTTCAAAAAGACAGACAAATGATTATGTCAGATTCAACAGCAGCAAGCCAAATGTCAGCAAATTCAGAATCGGATTTTTCTTTGTGTACAAATTCATCGGAAATGGTAAATAACATACATAGTCTTTGTAGTCTTTTGTGGGATACTGCACAACCAATAACATCACTTGATGTAAAGAATTATATCAAAAAAATTAACATATAA
- a CDS encoding HEAT repeat domain-containing protein: MGIELLDENKIRSLPSNERFLKCEQILKNETDESKRWDAVWLIGELAENKDSSDPLFQKVSDVLEWVLQNDTNGVVKHEACFQVAARNMREKIPVLVNTALHNSSILAKHEAIESLGLMRAFEAESLIKKALDDPSHDVRETALFVLKRFERVRNQGDYKTYEIL; encoded by the coding sequence ATGGGAATAGAATTACTCGATGAAAACAAGATTCGTTCACTGCCCTCTAATGAGCGATTTTTAAAATGTGAACAAATATTGAAAAATGAAACTGATGAATCAAAACGCTGGGATGCCGTTTGGCTAATTGGTGAACTAGCAGAAAATAAAGATTCAAGCGATCCTTTATTCCAAAAAGTTTCTGATGTTCTTGAATGGGTACTGCAAAATGATACAAATGGTGTTGTAAAACATGAAGCATGTTTTCAAGTAGCTGCAAGAAATATGAGGGAAAAAATCCCAGTGTTGGTAAATACTGCATTACATAACAGTAGTATTTTGGCAAAACATGAAGCTATTGAATCACTTGGATTGATGCGAGCATTTGAAGCTGAATCACTAATTAAAAAAGCATTAGATGATCCTAGCCATGATGTCAGAGAAACCGCATTATTTGTACTCAAGAGATTTGAACGTGTACGAAATCAGGGGGATTACAAAACTTATGAAATCCTATAA
- a CDS encoding SET domain-containing protein: protein MLNKKIEKRNISRISCLGLFAKEKIFKDEMIWVSSEEYVKTIHISEFEKLDDVEKQDWIDHCYQIEDYFHMDIDDTRLMNHSCEPNTIDFPKDNPNAIIAARDIEKDEEITWNYLPFMNPFQVFNCNCKSKNCVKVVRKNAIIKK, encoded by the coding sequence ATGTTAAATAAAAAAATTGAAAAACGCAACATTTCAAGAATTAGTTGTTTGGGACTATTTGCTAAAGAAAAAATTTTCAAAGATGAAATGATTTGGGTATCAAGTGAAGAATATGTAAAAACAATTCACATATCAGAATTTGAAAAACTTGACGATGTTGAAAAACAAGATTGGATAGACCATTGTTATCAAATTGAAGATTATTTTCATATGGATATAGATGATACACGATTAATGAACCACAGTTGTGAACCAAACACAATTGATTTTCCTAAAGATAATCCTAATGCAATAATTGCTGCAAGAGATATTGAAAAAGACGAAGAGATCACATGGAATTATTTACCATTTATGAATCCATTTCAAGTATTTAATTGCAATTGTAAAAGTAAGAATTGTGTTAAAGTTGTTAGAAAAAATGCAATAATAAAAAAATAA
- a CDS encoding histidine kinase, with protein sequence MSAEIVPDKLKSSIDYKVIAIIVAIVLGFHFLVNNTEESDNLVYIFSMSIPASVAVFSFIVARRYRGTLVYAKAYNMLAIAFVSVLFAEITYFVYEQFLELEPYPSIADVFFFGFYPMTILYLVINIRFFAPKFTRLGILTVIGIPLVATSTYFSLTIEDFGSFDFFYGIIFVAVASVTLGLAINAAKIFRGGLVGTAWLVLVLGIMINLIGDVWYYYIEVIESYSLEHPVNLFWYSAYLLILYALYKHKKSI encoded by the coding sequence ATGAGTGCCGAGATTGTTCCAGACAAGCTGAAAAGCTCAATCGATTACAAAGTGATTGCGATCATTGTGGCAATAGTACTAGGATTTCATTTTCTTGTTAACAATACTGAAGAATCAGATAATTTAGTATACATATTTTCAATGAGCATACCTGCCAGTGTAGCAGTTTTTAGCTTCATAGTTGCAAGAAGATATAGGGGTACTTTGGTTTATGCCAAAGCTTACAACATGTTAGCAATAGCATTTGTTTCCGTATTATTTGCTGAAATAACATATTTTGTATATGAACAATTTTTAGAATTAGAACCATACCCATCAATTGCAGATGTGTTTTTCTTTGGATTTTATCCAATGACAATTCTTTATTTGGTAATCAACATCAGATTTTTTGCCCCTAAATTTACAAGATTAGGCATACTTACAGTCATAGGAATTCCATTAGTTGCGACGTCAACATATTTCAGTTTAACAATAGAAGATTTTGGAAGTTTTGATTTCTTTTATGGAATAATTTTTGTAGCAGTTGCATCAGTTACATTAGGGTTAGCCATTAATGCAGCAAAAATATTTAGAGGAGGATTAGTTGGAACTGCATGGCTTGTTCTAGTTTTAGGCATTATGATAAATTTGATCGGAGATGTATGGTATTATTATATCGAAGTAATCGAATCATATTCTTTAGAACACCCTGTAAATCTATTTTGGTATTCAGCCTATTTACTAATCCTTTATGCATTATACAAACATAAAAAATCCATCTAA
- a CDS encoding transcriptional regulator has product MINSLDNLLAPTLRKSIEINLGKATLNKIEQRLMERHGLGLVQAIKDFHKFDGVLREFFGSGADGLETKFLQNIIDLQQQKKADDNWIIIKDQELAKIFLESFADEDKKAIIGTVLDNSLIIADILNACNVPQTSGYRKINQLIDAGLLISNDYSIASDGKKIKKYESIFDNVKMDIEKNVIVVKVQLKKMSLSESIILQSIPIL; this is encoded by the coding sequence ATGATAAACAGTTTGGACAATCTATTAGCCCCAACTTTGCGTAAATCGATCGAAATTAATCTTGGTAAAGCCACATTAAATAAGATTGAACAACGTTTAATGGAACGTCATGGATTGGGTCTTGTCCAAGCAATTAAAGATTTTCATAAATTTGATGGTGTTTTGCGAGAATTTTTTGGATCTGGTGCAGATGGTTTGGAAACAAAATTCTTACAAAATATCATTGATCTTCAACAACAAAAGAAAGCAGATGATAATTGGATTATAATAAAAGATCAGGAATTAGCAAAAATATTTTTAGAATCATTTGCTGATGAAGATAAAAAAGCAATCATTGGAACTGTTTTAGACAATTCTCTTATTATTGCTGATATTTTAAATGCATGTAATGTGCCTCAAACATCTGGATATCGAAAAATTAATCAGTTAATTGATGCAGGATTATTGATTTCAAATGATTACTCAATAGCTTCGGATGGCAAAAAAATAAAAAAATATGAATCAATATTTGACAATGTAAAGATGGATATAGAAAAAAATGTAATTGTAGTAAAGGTTCAACTTAAAAAGATGTCATTAAGTGAAAGTATTATTTTGCAATCTATTCCGATTCTATAG
- a CDS encoding DMT family transporter — protein sequence MSALDIIRKSHYGYYFIIIAAALAALVHVLSKPMLEVGTNQVEINPIVMAFLVYFICGIFFTPLVKKSSKISKMGKRDVMFMIMIGIAECAALVTYFYGISTSTAVNASIFSNSEIIFSLVIAMLVFKERLHIKECIPFSMIVIGMMVIPIGNDLYQNDFGIDSLVTGDLLIIFSGLLYATDITLCKYLGTRFDVKKIVQIVSFICAAITISIITLFQIPIEVELAQVPNILVMSIVGTGMSTLFFLIGLKLIGAIRTVLLYSTTSVFGIIFSGIILSEVITHTDVISVVLVLSGIFLLRNRLAETETIPKQRDEQRIHTNHVLFTKKSKRVSKWIQNKACEEIRHVFPNSGIG from the coding sequence ATGAGTGCACTAGATATCATAAGGAAATCTCATTATGGGTATTACTTCATCATCATAGCTGCAGCATTAGCAGCGCTAGTCCACGTACTTAGTAAACCAATGTTAGAAGTTGGAACTAATCAAGTTGAGATCAATCCAATTGTCATGGCATTTTTAGTGTATTTTATCTGTGGAATATTCTTTACACCACTTGTAAAAAAATCATCGAAAATTTCCAAAATGGGCAAAAGAGACGTGATGTTCATGATAATGATAGGAATTGCAGAATGCGCCGCATTGGTTACTTATTTTTACGGCATAAGTACATCTACTGCAGTAAATGCATCGATCTTCAGTAACAGTGAAATCATTTTTTCATTAGTTATTGCAATGTTAGTATTTAAAGAAAGACTACATATCAAAGAATGCATACCATTCTCAATGATTGTCATAGGAATGATGGTAATACCAATAGGAAATGATCTTTATCAGAATGATTTCGGCATTGATAGTCTCGTAACTGGGGATTTATTAATAATTTTTTCAGGGTTGCTGTATGCAACAGATATTACTTTATGTAAATATCTAGGAACACGATTTGATGTTAAAAAAATAGTACAAATAGTGTCATTCATATGCGCGGCAATAACAATTTCAATTATTACGCTATTTCAAATTCCAATAGAGGTTGAATTAGCACAAGTTCCAAACATTTTGGTAATGTCAATAGTAGGTACGGGTATGTCTACACTATTTTTCTTGATTGGATTAAAACTAATAGGTGCAATTAGGACGGTATTACTATATTCAACTACATCCGTATTTGGAATTATTTTTTCAGGAATAATTCTTTCAGAAGTAATTACACATACAGATGTTATATCAGTAGTTTTAGTATTATCAGGAATATTTTTACTTAGAAATAGACTTGCAGAAACAGAGACAATCCCAAAACAAAGAGATGAACAAAGGATTCATACTAATCATGTATTGTTTACAAAAAAGAGTAAAAGAGTATCAAAATGGATTCAGAATAAAGCATGTGAAGAAATCAGGCATGTATTTCCAAATTCAGGTATAGGTTAA
- a CDS encoding TrmB family transcriptional regulator, translated as METATSMLQLGSFPVDKANYEEIKEYFSTFGLTPNQVKVFFYLGKVGQRSASDIAKAADIPRSETYHLLTALQNKGIVSATFEHPIKFSALQIQEAIHVLVSTETERLKKLKKSGPILEKLWEKIPGFSIDPNEEPEEKFQVLQGGNQVNSKIFDMILNAKNECRILGSEKDMIKFYHANFLEALKERDIDYKILSPVSKKSQYIFKNMNKTKIKELCSTVKDNLCFLIKDDDEVLFFIKNSTGSNREMRAICTNSETIIYSKSLLFNNYWSNESIGDLN; from the coding sequence ATGGAAACAGCCACAAGTATGTTACAATTAGGTAGTTTTCCCGTAGATAAAGCCAATTATGAAGAGATAAAAGAATATTTCAGCACATTTGGATTGACTCCAAATCAAGTAAAGGTGTTTTTTTACCTTGGAAAGGTGGGTCAACGATCAGCATCAGATATTGCCAAGGCGGCAGACATTCCAAGAAGTGAAACATATCATTTGTTAACTGCATTACAAAACAAAGGAATAGTTTCTGCGACTTTTGAACATCCAATTAAATTTTCAGCATTGCAAATACAAGAAGCAATTCATGTTTTGGTAAGTACCGAGACTGAACGCTTAAAAAAATTAAAAAAATCAGGCCCAATTTTAGAAAAATTATGGGAGAAGATTCCAGGATTCTCAATAGACCCTAATGAAGAACCAGAAGAGAAGTTTCAAGTACTTCAAGGAGGCAATCAAGTGAACAGTAAGATATTTGATATGATATTAAATGCAAAAAATGAATGCAGGATACTTGGTTCAGAAAAAGACATGATAAAATTCTATCATGCAAATTTCTTAGAAGCATTAAAAGAACGTGATATAGATTACAAAATACTATCGCCCGTTTCAAAAAAATCTCAATATATTTTCAAAAACATGAATAAAACAAAAATTAAAGAATTATGCTCGACTGTAAAAGACAATCTATGTTTTTTGATTAAAGACGATGATGAAGTATTATTCTTTATTAAAAATTCAACAGGAAGTAACAGAGAAATGAGAGCAATTTGTACCAATTCAGAAACAATAATTTATTCAAAATCTTTATTGTTTAACAATTATTGGTCAAATGAAAGTATAGGAGATTTAAATTGA
- a CDS encoding DUF2203 domain-containing protein, whose translation MFSYFTINDANQVLPDVIKKFEFTLAKKNEISKLEHEIQTSIATTDSFEVYVLLKQKLNSAITAFYEALEMLENTGVVVKSIEQGLLDFPSKRFDQEVWLCWKYGETEIKFWHEKDSGFMGRKPIEVSDESLI comes from the coding sequence ATGTTTTCCTATTTTACAATAAATGACGCCAATCAAGTCCTCCCAGACGTCATCAAAAAATTCGAGTTTACTCTAGCAAAAAAGAATGAGATCTCTAAATTGGAACATGAAATCCAAACAAGCATAGCTACTACTGACTCATTTGAAGTCTATGTATTACTTAAACAAAAACTCAATTCTGCAATTACTGCATTTTATGAAGCACTAGAAATGCTTGAAAATACTGGAGTAGTGGTTAAAAGTATAGAGCAGGGGTTACTTGATTTTCCATCTAAGCGATTTGATCAAGAAGTATGGCTCTGTTGGAAATATGGAGAAACTGAAATAAAATTTTGGCATGAAAAAGACTCAGGATTCATGGGAAGAAAACCAATAGAAGTAAGTGATGAATCTTTAATCTAA
- a CDS encoding pyridoxamine 5'-phosphate oxidase family protein, giving the protein MIKFTKYEEIFLQSIEEARIATSHLDIPHVKPVSYIFHNGFIFIATDYETRTFKNLKINPRTGVTIDIYESGNHKAICIQGRVEILEKGEEFLDIYKKFENKFTWVRNEPWKENEAPFLKIISTNKTSWGINKK; this is encoded by the coding sequence TTGATAAAATTTACCAAATATGAAGAAATATTTCTTCAATCAATAGAGGAAGCTAGAATTGCAACATCTCATTTAGACATTCCACATGTAAAACCAGTATCATATATTTTTCATAATGGGTTTATCTTCATTGCAACAGATTACGAAACTAGGACGTTTAAAAATCTGAAGATAAATCCAAGAACAGGCGTGACAATTGACATTTATGAATCCGGAAATCATAAAGCAATTTGCATTCAAGGCAGAGTGGAAATATTAGAAAAAGGTGAAGAGTTTTTAGATATTTACAAAAAATTTGAAAATAAATTTACGTGGGTCAGAAATGAACCATGGAAAGAGAATGAAGCACCGTTTCTTAAAATTATTTCTACAAACAAAACAAGTTGGGGGATAAATAAGAAATAA
- a CDS encoding response regulator: MKILHIEDVPEISEVFADILMTKNHCFESATDGKKGLDMVLKNNYDLILLDMCMPNYSGIDFLLDLNDKKSSEIKKVVIVSALELDEYQIKFLKELGVRSTHQKPISVQGLLAQVEPEITT; encoded by the coding sequence ATGAAAATATTACATATAGAAGATGTTCCAGAAATCAGTGAGGTTTTTGCAGATATACTTATGACTAAAAACCATTGTTTTGAAAGTGCAACTGATGGGAAAAAAGGTCTTGATATGGTGTTGAAAAATAACTATGATTTGATTTTGCTTGATATGTGCATGCCTAATTACAGTGGGATTGACTTTCTTTTGGATTTAAATGATAAAAAATCATCCGAAATTAAAAAAGTTGTCATAGTAAGTGCACTTGAACTTGATGAATATCAAATTAAATTTCTCAAAGAACTAGGTGTTCGTTCAACACACCAAAAACCTATTTCAGTTCAAGGTCTTTTGGCTCAAGTAGAGCCTGAGATTACAACTTAA
- a CDS encoding response regulator transcription factor: MKNYHMNGSVILIDDDKDILDLLSEYLLLEDFNIMGTGTDGLQAVNLYAQLKPDFVIMDIAMPNYDGLYGLEHIKKIDSNASVIILTGNSDTSITQKIMQLEPTVVLEKPYPVEKLVSLLKSIKNPIAS; encoded by the coding sequence GTGAAAAATTATCATATGAATGGCTCAGTAATCTTAATTGATGATGATAAAGATATTTTGGATTTGCTCTCTGAATATCTGCTTCTTGAAGATTTTAATATTATGGGAACTGGTACTGATGGATTGCAAGCAGTTAATTTGTATGCACAACTAAAACCTGACTTTGTTATAATGGATATTGCGATGCCTAACTATGATGGATTATATGGTTTAGAACACATCAAAAAAATTGATTCAAATGCTTCTGTAATAATATTGACTGGAAATAGTGATACATCAATAACTCAAAAAATCATGCAATTAGAGCCAACGGTAGTTCTAGAAAAACCATATCCTGTTGAAAAACTAGTGAGTCTTTTAAAGTCTATAAAGAATCCTATTGCATCTTGA